The region ggtgtgtgggtgtgctcccccccccccctctccctacCCCACGTCTGAGAGCCGCAGTTGCTGAGTACTGTTGAGGTTTGACATTTCTCCGCTCTCTTGCAGAGAGCTGTCGGATTCTATCCTTTTGTGCCACCCTCCGTCAGACGGCTCTGACATACCCCCTTGCCatccctttctctctctccctgcGTGGTGTTTTGGAATCGCGGAGCTGCCACCCCAGCATCCCTACCACCAAGCACCTCCTGCTCCGTCCTCCTGCCGCTCAGCTCGCCGTGCCCTCATCCTGGTCTTCCTGGTCCCGGGATGCTTGGCGGCAACGTCCCatgtcttctttttcttcgcTGGAGACTCGCCAGGGCTCGAAACTGCTTGGCTTGCTGGGGTGTGAGAAACGTCGGCTTGGCGGTATCGTCGGATCGCCGTCGCAGCATCCACCCTCGCCAGCCATTATGCCTCTTATAATGCCCACCCACGATTCTTTTACCCCTCTgctcccttcttcttcgaccATGTCCCCTTCTTGCGGCCTGTGGTGATTTGTGTGTCGTTTTACTTTCTTTCCTTCATTCGTTCCTTTCTCGCCCCTTGTGGGTTGTACATTCTCCGTCGACACTAGCTGTCGTTTACCATTCCTTAACGACTTTTCAACTTTTCTGACGGTCTGGTACCATCTGCGCTTACGAtttccttcctcctctcgaCGGTCCGCCGATCTACATATCTCTCTCTCGTTGTTAGAAAGTTCTCGACTCTCAAACGCCATCATGTTGATGAAGAACGCGGTAGCGGCCCTGATGGGTTTGGCCATGGTTGCCGAGGCGGCATCAGTTCACCAGTACGGAACCCCGACAAGGACTGTAGGAAGACGGCAGTTtggcaagaagaacaacTTCGGAAACCGCTTCGGTAATGGTcagtttggtggtggccagAACGGCCAGAACGgccagaacaacaacaacaacaacaacaacaatggccAGAACAACAATGGCCAGAACAACAATGGTCagaataacaacaacaacaacaataacaacaacaacaacaacaacaacaacaacaacaacaacaacaacaacaacggggGGAACAACAACCAGGCGTCGGAGACTTGTCTGGCTGCGGCTGCTCTCCAGACTGGTTCTCAGTCTACCGGCCAGAATGGTGCCCAGGCTGCAGATGGTCAGGTCAACTCTGCTACGTAAGTTGTCAATGCCGACTTCATAAACTTTGTGACCTGTTGCGAGACCTGGAGGTATATTGACAGTTGATAAATAGTGACAATGCCAACTTCATCAACTTCTGCGAGGGCAAAACATTGACCAACGGTCTGCAAAACCGGGATGGCTCCTGCAACGGTATCCGTAAGTTGCAGTCTTCTCAGCTGTGCTCCAACCTCGATCAGAGCTAACACTACACAGCAATGGGTGAAATTCCCTCCGCCAACCGCATGGTCTCGACTGTCATTCTCAACCCCAAGAACGGCGATGATCTCGAGCCGCTCACGACCTTCCAGATTCAGGTCAATGTCGCCAACATGCAGCTCGGCGCCTTCACCAACGCCACCAGCACCTACTACTCGGCTCCCCAGACCCTCAACGGAGGCGGCCAGATCATTGGTCACACTCACGTCACTGTTCAGGACACTGGCAACACCTTGAACCCCACCCAGCCCCTGGATGCCACTGTCTTTGCCTTCTTCAAGGGTATCAACGATGCTGGTAACGGCAACGGTCAGCTCGCCGCTGAAGTCACTGGTGGTCTTCCTACTGGCTGCTACCGTGTCTGCACCATGTCCAGTGCTTCCAACCATCAGCCTGTTCTGATGCCCGTTGCCCAGCGTGGTTCCCAAGAGGACTGCCGCTACTTCTctgttggtggtgcttgcgccaacaacaacaacggcggtggcaacaacaacaacaacaacaacggtggcaataacaacaacaacaacaacaatggcGGCAACCAGGGCCAGAACAACCAGGGCCAGAACAACCAGGGCCAGAACAACCAGGGCCAGAACCAGGGCCAGAACCAGGGCAACCAGGGGCAGGGTAATCAGGGGCAGCAGAACAACCAGGGCAACCAAGGTAATAACCAAGGCCAGAACAACCAGGGAAACCAAAATAATAACCAAGGCAACCAGGGCGCCGGAAATCAGGCGGGCGGAGGTTCGGGGGCCGGAaacaacggcaacggcaatAATGGCggcaacaataacaacaacgGAGGCGGTAACGCCGGTGCTGCCATTGCCGGCATCCAGCCCCCTCCCGTGACCGACTCTGGCAACGCGGACCGCCCGTTCGCAGTCAACGGTAACACCTTCGTGACCAGGCAGGAGGCTCAGTTCCGCGCCTGCGCCATCCAGAACAACGCCTGCGCCGGCGCCGTCAACTCTGGCCAGGCTCCTGGTCGCACCGTCCCTGACTGCAATGCGCAAGAAGCGGCTTGCCGAGCGGCTGCTTAAGCGTGCTTTGCGCTTGTTTCTCAGCCTGgtgcacacacacacacacacacacacacacacacacacaccacctcccaacctccccctcacagCGGTCCGCTCCTTTGGGACTTGATCTCACGAATTCGGTCCTGAACGACACTTGAGTTTTCGGAGTCTGTTTTTTATGGATGATACCCGGTTTTGTCTTGCTAGCGTCTATGCCTGCTTGCACGCCATGGAATGTCGCGGATGGAAACGTTGTGGTGGGGGATCTGGACAAAATTCAAGAGAAGGgggtgtgttgtgttgtgtgtgtgtaccATATTTTTAccttgcttttttttttgttggttATTTTTTCTCCCCTCTTAATTTTTGGCCGTGGCTCTGTTGgttattgttgttgatgatgatgattgcaGGCAGGCGGGCGTTGTGTTTTGTTGTTAttgagatggatggatatggaaggatggatggaggacaatcaccaccacccctatCGCTTAGAAAAGATCTTTCCCATGTTTGGAGAGTCGTTTTGAAATGTTTTTTTATTTGGATATATTTTATTTCTCTTTCACATTACGGAGAACAGATGACGAAAAATGTAATTGTGATGGTAGTTTAGAGAGGTGATAGGAGAATGTGAGCAAGCTGGAATTCTGAGGCTACCTGGTCTGTGACTGGGAgtggaggatgaagagcgAGTGAATGAGCAGGAAAAGGGGGATCTAACCGCGCCGCGAATAGTCAGGGGTCGGGGGGTCAGGTAGAGAACCAAAACGaggccttttttttttctctttgcgCTCTGCAGATTCGAATTCGGGTGAGATCTTTTCCGTGAAGTGTTCCGTGTTGAAGGGTTTCATGCCTGTGTTTCGAATGGTGAGGCTTGGGAAGGAcgggggtgtggtggtgaaacGTGGACAGGCGGGTATATAGGGGGTGACTTTGATCAGGTAAGGGGCCAGGGGCACTTGCACACATGTCTAAGCTCGTTTCCGTTTTTGGCTGCTTGGTTGAATGGGCTGCGTGTCTGAGATTCAAAGTAGTAGGTACATTGCAAGAAAGAGATGGGATTAACTGCTATGTGTTTGTGGGTATGTATTCCACCCGAGTCGTCGTTAGTAGCTCTAACCTGGAATACAAATAACTTCCAAGACGAGTGCTTTTGATGAATATActttctatatatttacCATCATTGAATTGCTCGTCACACACGCTCCTTCTATGCGCACGCTGCTTCTATGTACGGTGGTATATGGTTTAGCACTCAGCACCAAACCAGTTTGATAAGACACAGGCTTAAAATATTATCAGTAGAAAAATCTGGCAGCTCCAAGGAAACCCAACTCTCTCTGACGTGTGGGAATGGTGTGGCTGCCTGGAAAATTGTCCAAAACCTTCCCGTCTTGATACCTACCCTGAATGCTGCAAGTCAGGAAAGGAGCAGGTGTGTCTACCCTGACATCAGATGTCACTGGGTCCCCAACAAACTGGAGGTACTCGGTAGGCAAGAATCAGCCAAAATGAGGAGGTACGcattgcttgcttgcttccACCTTCCATCCGCACTATTTAGGTGGGTGGACGTGACGGCCTTCTGATGGAATTGCAGCACACATATTTCCCATCAGCCTTTTGAGTTTCTCTCCCAATCTTCCACCATCCACTAACATTCTGATCTCGACCAACCGACCAGCATTTTCAAAGAATGCCGCTACCGGACACTCCCATTGTCATGCTTTTCCCTCAGAGTCTGGTTCTGCCGGTCGCCAACGCCAGCAGCATGGCGACAGCAAGGCCCTCTGACATCTTTCCCAACAACCCTCAATCCAGCTATTATGTCACCCTTGACCTGGGTACGCCTCCTCAACCAATACGCCTCACGTTAGATACCAGCAGTCCAGGCCTCTAGGTCTGGCCGCCGGCCAA is a window of Podospora pseudopauciseta strain CBS 411.78 chromosome 1, whole genome shotgun sequence DNA encoding:
- a CDS encoding hypothetical protein (COG:O; EggNog:ENOG503NWY2), whose translation is MLMKNAVAALMGLAMVAEAASVHQYGTPTRTVGRRQFGKKNNFGNRFGNGQFGGGHNNNNNGQNNNGQNNNGQNNNNNNNNNNNNNNNNNNNNNNNNGGNNNQASETCLAAAALQTGSQSTGQNGAQAADGQVNSATDNANFINFCEGKTLTNGLQNRDGSCNGIPMGEIPSANRMVSTVILNPKNGDDLEPLTTFQIQVNVANMQLGAFTNATSTYYSAPQTLNGGGQIIGHTHVTVQDTGNTLNPTQPLDATVFAFFKGINDAGNGNGQLAAEVTGGLPTGCYRVCTMSSASNHQPVLMPVAQRGSQEDCRYFSVGGACANNNNGGGNNNNNNNGGNNNNNNNNGGNQGQNNQGQNNQGQNNQGQNQGNQGQGNQGQQNNQGNQGNNQGQNNQGNQNNNQGNQGAGNQAGGGSGAGNNGNGNNGGNNNNNGGGNAGAAIAGIQPPPVTDSGNADRPFAVNGNTFVTRQEAQFRACAIQNNACAGAVNSGQAPGRTVPDCNAQEAACRAAA